The following coding sequences are from one Seonamhaeicola sp. ML3 window:
- the rpsT gene encoding 30S ribosomal protein S20: MANHKSALKRIRSNEAKRVINRYQHKTTRNAIKKLRELSDKKEAEALFPQVVSMLDKLAKKNVIHANKAANLKSGLAKHVSAL, translated from the coding sequence ATGGCAAATCATAAGTCAGCATTAAAAAGAATTAGAAGTAACGAAGCTAAGCGTGTGATAAACAGATATCAACACAAAACTACACGTAACGCTATTAAGAAATTACGTGAGCTTTCAGACAAGAAAGAAGCTGAGGCTTTATTTCCTCAAGTTGTTTCTATGTTGGATAAGTTAGCTAAGAAGAACGTTATTCATGCTAACAAAGCTGCAAACCTTAAATCTGGTTTAGCAAAACACGTTTCTGCACTTTAG
- the proS gene encoding proline--tRNA ligase has product MSKKLTSRAEDYSKWYNELVVKADLAENSAVRGCMVIKPYGFAIWEKMQAELDKMFKETGHQNAYFPLFVPKSLFEAEEKNAEGFAKECAVVTHYRLQNDPDKPGKLRVDPEARLEEELVVRPTSEAIIWNTYRNWIQSYRDLPILINQWANVVRWEMRTRLFLRTAEFLWQEGHTAHATKAEAIEETKQMNNVYANFVENFMAIPVIQGVKTESERFAGAEDTYCIEALMQDGKALQAGTSHFLGQNFAKAFDVKYATKEGKQDYVWATSWGVSTRLMGALIMTHSDDNGLVLPPNLAPYQVVVVPIYKSEEQFEAISKVAEDIISDLRDRGISVKFDKRDTLRPGAKFAQHELQGVPLRIAIGPKDLENETVEVARRDTLSKQTVILDRITVVIEDLLEEMQENLFNKALDFRNEHITPVETFNEFKEVLEGKGGFVSAHWDGTNETEEKIKELTKATIRCIPLDSKEETGTCVYSGNPSKGRVLFAKAY; this is encoded by the coding sequence ATGAGCAAAAAACTTACCAGTAGAGCAGAAGATTATTCAAAATGGTATAACGAGTTGGTTGTAAAAGCAGACCTGGCCGAGAATTCGGCAGTAAGAGGTTGTATGGTTATTAAACCTTATGGCTTTGCAATTTGGGAAAAAATGCAAGCAGAACTAGATAAAATGTTTAAAGAAACGGGACATCAAAATGCGTATTTTCCTCTTTTTGTACCTAAGAGTTTATTCGAAGCTGAAGAAAAAAATGCTGAAGGTTTTGCAAAAGAATGTGCAGTTGTAACACATTACAGATTGCAAAATGATCCAGATAAACCAGGTAAGTTAAGGGTAGACCCCGAAGCTAGGTTAGAAGAAGAGTTGGTTGTTAGACCAACAAGTGAGGCCATTATATGGAATACCTACAGGAATTGGATCCAATCTTACAGAGATCTACCCATATTGATTAACCAATGGGCAAATGTGGTTCGTTGGGAAATGCGAACACGATTGTTTTTAAGGACTGCTGAATTTTTATGGCAAGAAGGCCATACAGCACATGCCACTAAAGCTGAAGCTATAGAAGAAACTAAGCAAATGAATAATGTTTACGCCAATTTTGTTGAAAACTTCATGGCTATACCGGTTATACAAGGTGTAAAAACAGAAAGTGAACGTTTTGCAGGAGCCGAGGATACCTATTGTATAGAAGCTTTGATGCAAGATGGAAAAGCGTTACAGGCTGGAACATCCCACTTTTTAGGACAAAATTTTGCGAAAGCATTTGATGTTAAGTACGCTACAAAAGAAGGAAAACAGGATTATGTCTGGGCAACTTCTTGGGGAGTATCTACGCGATTGATGGGTGCTCTAATCATGACCCATAGTGATGACAACGGATTAGTACTACCTCCAAATTTAGCACCTTACCAAGTCGTTGTGGTGCCAATATATAAAAGTGAGGAGCAGTTTGAAGCCATTAGTAAAGTAGCCGAAGACATTATCAGTGATTTAAGAGATCGAGGTATTTCTGTTAAATTTGATAAAAGGGATACATTACGTCCTGGAGCAAAGTTTGCCCAACATGAGTTACAGGGGGTTCCTTTAAGAATTGCAATTGGACCAAAAGATCTAGAAAATGAAACTGTAGAAGTCGCTAGAAGGGACACTTTGAGCAAGCAAACCGTAATTTTAGATAGAATTACAGTTGTTATTGAAGATTTGTTAGAAGAGATGCAGGAAAACCTATTTAACAAAGCTTTAGACTTTAGAAATGAGCATATCACCCCAGTAGAAACTTTTAATGAGTTTAAGGAAGTTTTAGAAGGTAAAGGTGGGTTTGTTTCTGCACATTGGGATGGTACTAATGAAACCGAAGAAAAAATTAAGGAGCTTACAAAAGCAACCATTCGTTGTATTCCGTTAGATTCTAAAGAAGAAACAGGTACTTGTGTGTACTCTGGAAATCCTTCTAAAGGCAGGGTTTTATTTGCAAAAGCTTATTAG